The Palleronia sp. THAF1 genome contains the following window.
TTTCGCAGCAGCCGGGGCTGGTGGACGCGGTGCGCCAACTGAACACGGAATTCGAGGATTATGCATGATCTACGACTTGGGCGGACACACCCCGATGCTGGACGACGCGGCGTGGGTCGCGCCAGACGCGAACGTCATCGGTAAGGTCATTCTACGTGCGCGGTCGAGCGTGTGGTTCGGCGCGACCCTGCGCGGCGACAATGAAGAGATCGTGGTGGGCGAAGGCAGCAACGTGCAGGAAAACTGCGTGCTGCACACCGATATGGGCTATCCGTTGACCATCGGCACGGATTGCACCATCGGCCACAAGGCAATGCTGCATGGCTGCACCATCGGTGACGAGACGCTGATCGGCATGGGGGCGACGGTGCTGAACGGGGCCAAGATCGGACGCAATTGCCTGATCGGGGCAGGGGCCATGGTGACGGAAGGCAAGGTGATCCCCGATGGCTCTATGGT
Protein-coding sequences here:
- a CDS encoding gamma carbonic anhydrase family protein, whose product is MIYDLGGHTPMLDDAAWVAPDANVIGKVILRARSSVWFGATLRGDNEEIVVGEGSNVQENCVLHTDMGYPLTIGTDCTIGHKAMLHGCTIGDETLIGMGATVLNGAKIGRNCLIGAGAMVTEGKVIPDGSMVLGAPGKVVKELDDQAIQMLKASALSYQKNAERFARDLTALS